A region from the Bacteroidota bacterium genome encodes:
- a CDS encoding efflux RND transporter periplasmic adaptor subunit, translating into MRKTLLYLTVIIFLASCGAKESNDKQAELNKLKKEHADITEKIKKLEKEIADADTTAKEPKGELVVVSEINTQPFIHYIEVQGKIDAEENVIVTPQMPGVINAIYVTVGQNVSKGQVLASTDNDAMKKNVETLESQLSFAKDVYNKQKALWDQKIGSEIQFLSAKNNVETLEKSIAAANEQLTMSKLTSPINGVVDAVDIKIGQIGSPGFQGIRVVNMNTLKAKGEVSESHSSIVSAGDNAKIMITDQHKELDAKVTFASKVINSQSRTFTVEAKLPSDPLLKPNMIAVMKIADYEAENAIVVDLNMIQKSSDADYVYVAGEENGKKVAVRKTVTVGKIYGGMAEITSGLVKGDKVITSGYQNVIAGQEIQY; encoded by the coding sequence ATGAGAAAGACCTTATTATATCTAACCGTTATTATTTTTCTTGCATCTTGTGGTGCTAAAGAATCAAACGACAAACAGGCTGAACTGAATAAACTCAAAAAAGAACATGCAGATATCACCGAAAAAATTAAAAAATTAGAGAAAGAAATTGCTGATGCCGATACCACTGCAAAAGAACCGAAGGGAGAATTGGTTGTGGTTTCAGAAATAAATACTCAGCCATTTATTCACTATATCGAAGTACAAGGTAAAATTGATGCAGAGGAAAATGTAATTGTTACTCCGCAAATGCCCGGCGTTATTAATGCAATTTATGTAACAGTTGGACAAAATGTTTCCAAAGGACAAGTACTTGCCTCAACAGATAATGATGCCATGAAAAAAAATGTGGAAACACTGGAATCACAACTCTCTTTTGCAAAAGATGTTTACAATAAACAAAAAGCATTGTGGGATCAGAAGATAGGAAGTGAAATTCAATTTCTATCCGCTAAAAATAATGTTGAAACATTAGAAAAAAGTATTGCTGCAGCCAATGAGCAATTAACTATGAGTAAATTAACTTCTCCTATTAATGGAGTTGTTGATGCAGTTGATATTAAGATCGGACAAATCGGTTCTCCAGGATTTCAGGGAATTCGTGTTGTAAATATGAATACATTAAAAGCAAAAGGGGAAGTTTCTGAATCTCATTCTTCTATAGTTTCTGCCGGTGATAATGCTAAAATTATGATCACAGATCAGCATAAAGAATTAGACGCAAAAGTAACCTTCGCATCCAAAGTAATTAATTCACAAAGCAGAACATTTACTGTGGAAGCAAAATTGCCAAGCGATCCTTTATTAAAACCAAATATGATTGCTGTAATGAAAATTGCGGATTATGAAGCTGAAAATGCCATTGTTGTTGATCTTAATATGATCCAGAAATCAAGTGATGCCGATTATGTGTATGTGGCAGGGGAAGAGAATGGAAAAAAAGTTGCAGTTCGCAAAACAGTAACCGTTGGTAAAATATATGGCGGAATGGCCGAAATAACCTCAGGATTGGTGAAAGGAGATAAGGTTATTACCTCAGGATATCAAAATGTTATAGCAGGTCAGGAAATTCAATATTGA
- a CDS encoding TolC family protein, with the protein MAYKLKLFLIALISPALLLAQSQQYSLQQAIDYGIENNTQSKSAALDVANAQITVKNRLSAGLPQVDATVDYQNFFKLPTSLLPAEFFGGEVGDFIPVQFGTEQNLTAGISASQLLFNGAWIVALNASKEYVDLVNAQQKLTEQDIRKNVESAYYSVLISKEFETLLQKNINNLDKVYFEVKEMLKAGFVEQIDVDRLTMSTLTLNGQLANAKRQTILAETFLKYTMGLDINTPITLTDDIDIFTGNANLVNNDQNYLTRPEFTILNQTMILNELNIKLKKSMYLPTLALYASYSQNAQRNSFNFFDSDELWFETGLIGVKMQVPIFSGFERRTSVQAAQIDYEKAQLNLLSATQGILLEIEKAKTDYINAESDFDIQKQNQELAQKIYDTALIKYREGVGSSLELNNAESTLYTAQGSYITALYNLLNTKTALNKSLGYN; encoded by the coding sequence ATGGCATATAAACTCAAATTATTTTTAATCGCGTTGATCAGCCCTGCATTATTGTTAGCGCAATCGCAACAATATTCGTTGCAACAGGCAATTGATTATGGCATTGAAAATAACACCCAATCAAAATCTGCAGCGCTCGATGTGGCGAATGCACAGATAACAGTAAAAAACCGACTTTCGGCCGGTTTACCTCAGGTTGATGCAACCGTTGACTATCAGAATTTCTTTAAATTACCCACTTCACTTTTACCGGCTGAATTTTTTGGTGGAGAAGTTGGTGATTTTATTCCGGTACAGTTTGGTACAGAACAAAACCTTACTGCAGGTATTTCAGCTTCACAATTATTATTTAACGGGGCGTGGATCGTTGCGTTAAATGCATCAAAAGAATATGTGGATCTTGTGAATGCTCAACAAAAACTTACGGAACAAGATATCCGTAAAAATGTGGAGAGTGCATATTATTCTGTATTAATTTCAAAGGAATTTGAAACATTACTCCAAAAAAATATCAACAATCTCGATAAAGTATATTTTGAAGTAAAGGAAATGCTCAAAGCAGGTTTTGTTGAACAAATTGATGTGGACCGTTTGACAATGAGCACACTTACTTTAAATGGTCAACTAGCAAATGCTAAACGACAAACTATACTTGCTGAAACATTTCTTAAGTATACCATGGGGTTGGATATAAATACTCCAATAACCTTAACTGACGATATTGACATATTTACCGGCAATGCAAATTTGGTAAACAACGATCAAAATTATCTGACCCGACCTGAATTTACGATCTTAAATCAAACCATGATCTTAAATGAGTTAAATATCAAATTAAAGAAATCTATGTATTTGCCAACATTGGCTTTATATGCATCTTATTCACAAAATGCGCAACGCAATAGTTTTAATTTTTTCGATTCAGATGAACTCTGGTTTGAAACAGGTTTGATTGGTGTTAAAATGCAAGTTCCGATCTTTTCAGGTTTCGAAAGAAGAACAAGTGTGCAGGCGGCACAGATCGATTATGAAAAAGCACAACTAAATTTACTGAGTGCTACACAGGGTATATTATTGGAAATAGAAAAGGCAAAAACTGATTATATCAATGCGGAAAGTGATTTTGATATCCAAAAACAAAATCAGGAACTCGCACAAAAAATATACGATACAGCATTAATAAAATACAGAGAAGGAGTTGGTTCCAGCCTCGAATTGAACAATGCCGAAAGCACTTTATATACCGCACAAGGTTCATATATTACCGCTTTATATAATCTTTTAAATACTAAAACCGCTTTAAACAAATCATTAGGATACAATTAA